A single region of the Nocardioides aquaticus genome encodes:
- the cimA gene encoding citramalate synthase, producing the protein MDLHGDFHVYDTTLRDGAQQEGLTLSVADKLSIARQLDGLGVGYVEGGWPGANPKDTAFFARAKDELDLRHARLTAFGATRRAGVAAADDPLVAALRDSGAGVVTLVAKSHDRHVELALRTTLEENLAMVRDTVAHLRAEGQEVFLDAEHFFDGYRANRAYALEVLRTAAEAGASVVALCDTNGGMLPGWVGDVVHDVVETTGARVGIHCHNDTGCAVANTLAAVDAGASHVQGTVNGYGERTGNADLVAVVANLQLKLGRQVLPEGLLREATRIAHAVAEVTNVPPASRQPYVGTSAFAHKAGLHASAIKVDPDLYQHMDPLGVGNDMRLLVSDMAGRASIELKGRELGFDLSSDSAEGRDLVARVTGRVKELELRGHTFEAADASFELLLLEELEGVRPSYVEVESWRVITETLTHAAPGEEAISEATVKLHAAGVRYVTTGEGNGPVNALDQALRTAIGQAYPQVTRFELIDYKVRILDQGHGTDAITRVLIETSDGESSWVTVGVGANVIEASWGALLDGLTYGLRRQGV; encoded by the coding sequence ATGGACCTGCACGGCGACTTCCACGTCTACGACACGACGCTCCGCGACGGCGCGCAGCAGGAGGGCCTGACGCTGTCGGTGGCCGACAAGCTGTCGATCGCGCGGCAGCTCGACGGGCTCGGGGTGGGCTACGTCGAGGGCGGCTGGCCCGGGGCCAACCCCAAGGACACCGCCTTCTTCGCCCGCGCCAAGGACGAGCTGGACCTCCGCCACGCCAGGCTGACCGCCTTCGGCGCGACGCGCCGCGCCGGCGTGGCCGCGGCCGACGACCCGCTGGTCGCCGCGCTGCGCGACAGCGGGGCGGGCGTGGTGACGCTGGTGGCCAAGAGCCACGACCGTCACGTCGAGCTCGCGCTGCGCACCACGCTGGAGGAGAACCTGGCCATGGTGCGCGACACCGTCGCCCACCTGCGCGCCGAGGGCCAGGAGGTCTTCCTGGACGCCGAGCACTTCTTCGACGGCTACCGCGCCAACCGGGCCTACGCCCTCGAGGTCCTGCGGACCGCGGCCGAGGCCGGCGCGTCCGTGGTCGCGCTGTGCGACACCAACGGCGGGATGCTGCCGGGCTGGGTCGGTGACGTGGTGCACGACGTGGTCGAGACCACCGGGGCGCGGGTCGGCATCCACTGCCACAACGACACCGGCTGCGCGGTGGCCAACACCCTCGCCGCGGTCGACGCGGGTGCGAGCCACGTGCAGGGCACCGTCAACGGGTACGGGGAGCGCACGGGCAACGCCGACCTGGTCGCGGTGGTCGCCAACCTCCAGCTCAAGCTCGGTCGCCAGGTGCTGCCGGAGGGGCTGCTGCGCGAGGCCACCCGGATCGCGCACGCCGTCGCGGAGGTCACCAACGTGCCGCCGGCGTCGCGGCAGCCGTACGTCGGCACGTCGGCCTTCGCCCACAAGGCCGGGCTGCACGCCAGTGCGATCAAGGTCGACCCGGACCTCTACCAGCACATGGACCCCCTCGGCGTCGGCAACGACATGAGGCTGCTGGTCTCCGACATGGCCGGGCGCGCCTCGATCGAGCTCAAGGGCCGCGAGCTCGGCTTCGACCTGAGCAGCGACTCGGCCGAGGGTCGCGACCTGGTCGCCCGGGTCACCGGCCGGGTCAAGGAGCTCGAGCTGCGCGGCCACACCTTCGAGGCGGCCGACGCCTCCTTCGAGCTGCTGCTGCTGGAGGAGCTGGAGGGCGTGCGCCCGTCCTACGTCGAGGTCGAGTCGTGGCGGGTGATCACCGAGACGCTGACCCACGCCGCCCCCGGCGAGGAGGCGATCTCCGAGGCCACGGTCAAGCTGCACGCCGCCGGCGTCCGCTACGTCACGACCGGCGAGGGCAACGGGCCGGTCAACGCCCTGGACCAGGCGCTGCGGACCGCCATCGGCCAGGCCTACCCGCAGGTGACCCGGTTCGAGCTGATCGACTACAAGGTGCGCATCCTCGACCAGGGCCACGGCACGGACGCGATCACCCGTGTGCTGATCGAGACCAGCGACGGCGAGTCGTCCTGGGTCACCGTGGGCGTCGGCGCCAACGTGATCGAGGCCTCCTGGGGAGCCCTGCTCGACGGCCTCACCTACGGCCTGCGCCGCCAGGGCGTCTGA
- a CDS encoding trimeric intracellular cation channel family protein, translated as MGPVELTDSGTLATLRLVLDLVGVFVFALSGALLAVRRGLDLFGVLVLAWVAGLGGGTLRDLLLGRTPPAGVSDGRLVTAALLAGLLVFGLYGAYRDLARRHPDVRWGRASYAVRVLDAVGLGVFAVNGALLALAVGAGPLTATIVGGVTAIGGGLLRDLLVGQVPEVLRRELYAVPALTGAGLVVLADHLGVLSSAVAVGCAGLVTVVRLVAVGLDLNAPRALRTEGPIRWPRREE; from the coding sequence GTGGGACCCGTCGAGCTGACCGACTCGGGGACGCTGGCCACGCTGCGGCTCGTGCTCGACCTGGTCGGCGTGTTCGTGTTCGCGCTGTCCGGGGCGCTGCTGGCGGTGCGGCGCGGGCTCGACCTGTTCGGGGTGCTGGTGCTGGCCTGGGTGGCCGGTCTCGGCGGCGGCACCCTGCGCGACCTGCTGCTCGGCCGGACCCCGCCCGCCGGCGTCAGTGACGGGCGCCTGGTCACGGCTGCGCTGCTGGCGGGCCTGCTGGTCTTCGGGCTCTACGGCGCCTACCGCGACCTCGCCCGGCGGCACCCCGACGTGCGCTGGGGGCGGGCGTCGTACGCCGTGCGCGTGCTCGACGCGGTCGGGCTCGGTGTCTTCGCCGTCAACGGTGCCCTGCTGGCGCTGGCGGTCGGCGCCGGACCCCTGACCGCGACCATCGTCGGCGGGGTGACCGCGATCGGCGGCGGCCTGCTGCGCGACCTGCTCGTGGGGCAGGTGCCCGAGGTGCTGCGGCGCGAGCTCTACGCCGTGCCGGCCCTGACCGGTGCCGGGCTGGTCGTCCTGGCCGACCACCTCGGGGTGCTGTCCTCGGCGGTGGCGGTCGGCTGCGCCGGGCTGGTGACCGTGGTCCGGCTGGTGGCGGTGGGCCTCGACCTCAACGCGCCGCGGGCCCTGCGCACCGAGGGACCGATCAGGTGGCCCCGCCGGGAGGAGTGA
- a CDS encoding TetR/AcrR family transcriptional regulator, whose translation MTTDPARRLLPLADQAAPERADAARNRELLLDAAAAMVAELGADKVTMDALAARAGVGKGTVFRRFGSRGGLMAALLDHTERAWQAAVISGPPPLGPGAPPLERLLALGESRLRTTLQHATLIRAAGAEGARASGAHSFAALHVRHLLAQLEVDGDLPLLAVALLAPLEVPVLEQQVRLDGLPVERVLAGWADLVRRVVGRPPVTPPGGAT comes from the coding sequence ATGACCACCGACCCCGCCCGCCGGCTCCTCCCGCTGGCCGACCAGGCCGCGCCCGAGCGCGCCGACGCCGCGCGCAACCGGGAGCTGCTGCTCGACGCCGCGGCCGCGATGGTCGCCGAGCTCGGCGCGGACAAGGTCACGATGGACGCGCTCGCGGCCCGGGCCGGGGTCGGCAAGGGCACCGTCTTCCGGCGCTTCGGCAGCCGTGGGGGGCTGATGGCCGCCCTGCTCGACCACACCGAGCGCGCATGGCAGGCCGCGGTGATCTCCGGTCCCCCGCCGCTCGGCCCGGGCGCGCCCCCGCTCGAGCGCCTGCTGGCCCTCGGCGAATCGCGGCTGCGCACGACCCTCCAGCACGCCACGCTGATCCGGGCGGCCGGGGCGGAGGGCGCCCGCGCGAGCGGGGCGCACTCCTTCGCCGCCCTGCACGTCCGTCACCTGCTCGCGCAGCTCGAGGTCGACGGCGACCTGCCCCTGCTCGCGGTCGCGCTGCTGGCGCCGCTGGAGGTTCCGGTGCTCGAGCAGCAGGTCCGCCTGGACGGGCTGCCGGTCGAGCGGGTGCTCGCCGGCTGGGCCGACCTGGTGCGGCGCGTGGTCGGCCGCCCGCCGGTCACTCCTCCCGGCGGGGCCACCTGA
- a CDS encoding NAD(P)H-dependent oxidoreductase: MTHTTTVAVLVGSLRADSVNRRLALALRDRAPEGVVLDVVDDLGALPFYNEDVDSDALAVPAAALALRERVAAADVVLAVTPEYNGTMPAALNNAIDWLSRPYGAGALVGKRFGVVGTTPTPYGGQWAHADTLRSAGIAGAVPVEDVTVSQPGIDVDPVEDEGVRARLDAALATLVAREDAAA, translated from the coding sequence ATGACTCACACCACCACCGTCGCCGTCCTCGTCGGCAGCCTCCGCGCCGACTCCGTCAACCGCCGCCTCGCGCTCGCCCTGCGCGACCGCGCCCCCGAGGGCGTCGTGCTCGACGTCGTCGACGACCTGGGCGCCCTGCCGTTCTACAACGAGGACGTTGACTCCGACGCCCTCGCGGTCCCGGCCGCCGCCCTCGCGCTGCGCGAGCGGGTCGCCGCCGCCGACGTCGTGCTCGCGGTCACCCCGGAGTACAACGGCACCATGCCGGCCGCGCTCAACAACGCCATCGACTGGCTGTCGCGCCCGTACGGCGCCGGCGCCCTGGTCGGCAAGCGCTTCGGCGTCGTCGGCACCACCCCGACCCCGTACGGCGGCCAGTGGGCCCACGCCGACACGCTCCGCTCGGCCGGCATCGCCGGGGCCGTCCCGGTCGAGGACGTCACCGTCTCGCAGCCGGGCATTGACGTGGACCCGGTCGAGGACGAGGGCGTCCGGGCCCGTCTCGACGCCGCGCTCGCGACGCTCGTGGCGCGCGAGGACGCGGCTGCCTGA
- a CDS encoding IS30 family transposase — MAVEQVDLIHCLLRRGVQQKVIAQCSGVSVRTVQRMLARLGGVPRPAAAEYGPRYLSQDERCEIARLHDGGISVRAIGRRLGRSPSTISRELRRNVHDKTGHYLPHPAHTRAWERQRRPKASKIASDPRLAAWVRYMLKHRLSPEQISGRLQVRFPHDESMRISPETIYQSLYVYPRGELTRELKSHLRSGRTHRRARGQRINKHERIVGAVSIHQRPEEVKGRLVPGHHEGDLIKGSTASNSAVATVVERHSGYLTLVHLPEGWAADKVAAALAQEMGKLPAWFAKTLTWDRGVEMARHADFAAASGIDVYFADPYSPQQRPSNENTNGLIREYLPKGTDLSVHTHDDLALVAKELNNRPRKRLKFLTPAEVFANLLTDHKPGVATTP; from the coding sequence ATGGCTGTCGAGCAGGTTGATCTGATCCATTGTTTGTTGCGTCGTGGTGTGCAGCAGAAGGTGATCGCACAGTGTTCGGGTGTGTCGGTGCGGACCGTGCAGCGGATGCTGGCCAGGCTCGGTGGTGTGCCCAGACCAGCAGCAGCCGAGTACGGCCCGCGTTACCTCAGCCAGGACGAGCGGTGTGAGATCGCCCGGCTCCACGATGGCGGGATCTCGGTGCGCGCGATTGGCCGGCGGCTGGGGCGCTCGCCCTCGACGATCAGCCGTGAGCTGCGCCGCAACGTCCATGACAAGACCGGTCACTACCTGCCCCACCCGGCCCATACCCGGGCCTGGGAGCGTCAGCGGCGACCGAAGGCCTCCAAGATCGCCTCGGACCCGCGGCTGGCTGCCTGGGTGCGGTACATGCTCAAACATCGGCTCTCACCTGAGCAGATCAGTGGGCGGTTGCAGGTGCGTTTCCCCCACGATGAGTCCATGCGGATCAGCCCCGAGACGATCTACCAGTCCTTGTACGTCTATCCCCGCGGGGAGCTGACCCGGGAGCTGAAGTCGCACCTACGCAGCGGCAGGACCCATCGCCGTGCGCGTGGGCAGCGCATCAACAAGCACGAGCGGATCGTCGGGGCGGTCTCGATCCATCAGCGGCCCGAGGAGGTCAAGGGCAGGTTGGTGCCCGGGCACCACGAGGGCGACCTGATCAAGGGCTCGACGGCTTCGAACTCTGCGGTGGCCACCGTGGTCGAGCGGCACTCGGGGTACCTGACTCTGGTCCACCTGCCCGAGGGGTGGGCTGCGGACAAGGTCGCGGCCGCGCTGGCCCAGGAGATGGGCAAGCTGCCGGCCTGGTTCGCCAAGACCCTGACCTGGGACCGTGGTGTCGAGATGGCCCGCCATGCCGACTTCGCTGCAGCGAGCGGGATCGATGTCTACTTCGCTGATCCCTACAGCCCTCAGCAGCGCCCGAGCAACGAGAACACCAACGGCCTGATCCGTGAGTACCTGCCCAAAGGCACCGATCTCTCGGTCCACACCCACGATGACCTGGCCCTGGTGGCCAAGGAGCTCAACAACCGCCCTCGTAAGCGACTCAAGTTCCTCACACCGGCAGAGGTCTTCGCTAACCTGCTGACCGACCACAAGCCAGGTGTTGCGACCACCCCATGA
- a CDS encoding DUF6264 family protein: MTLADTRAGPGCPSPPDAGGLRPYPGPVAPAPDAPPPAAAPVATSEPAGGRSTADVVVTVVLLAVTGVLGLVAAFFGMFTGMVSDGCFGDDLCGSRVGTGTLINVLAPVVCWIAAVVVSARRLARRRPAWWVPLVAVVVWFLLVLVGSAVATSAMPS, from the coding sequence GTGACGCTCGCGGACACCCGGGCCGGCCCCGGGTGTCCGTCGCCGCCTGACGCCGGGGGCCTCCGGCCCTACCCTGGGCCGGTGGCTCCCGCCCCTGACGCCCCACCGCCCGCTGCCGCTCCGGTCGCCACCTCCGAGCCCGCGGGCGGGCGCAGCACCGCCGACGTCGTCGTCACCGTCGTGCTGCTGGCGGTGACCGGGGTGCTCGGCCTGGTCGCGGCGTTCTTCGGGATGTTCACCGGGATGGTCTCGGACGGGTGCTTCGGCGACGACCTGTGCGGTTCCCGGGTCGGCACCGGCACCCTGATCAACGTCCTCGCCCCGGTCGTCTGCTGGATCGCCGCCGTGGTGGTGTCCGCGCGACGCCTGGCGCGGCGGCGGCCGGCGTGGTGGGTGCCGCTGGTCGCGGTCGTGGTGTGGTTCCTGCTGGTGCTGGTCGGCTCCGCCGTCGCGACCTCGGCGATGCCCTCGTGA
- a CDS encoding amidase: protein MTGGLHDLTALEQGALVRRREVSPVELVDHYLERVAGLDDVGAFVTVTPALARERAAALGVRPEGAGPLWGVPTAVKDLNPTAGVPTSFGSPVFAGLVPEESDGVVLSLEAAGTVSLGKTSTPELGSPCYTEPEGRPPAVTPWDRTRMAGGSSGGAAAAVAAGLVPVAQGSDGGGSIRIPASCCGLVGLKPTRGRISGWPSYGDPVGLATAGTLARDVRDAAALLDVMAGRRPGDPTWAPPPRGTFLAACDRDPGRLRVARFAAPVLADVDVDPECLRAWEDASLLLERLGHDVEDVAVPLPRAAVADFETCWAVLTALAPVPPEREHLLRPLTRWLAARGHAVSGPVFGTAVGAVRRHAATALEALAPYDLVLTPTLASPPLPVGAIRDDADPAADFDAQKAFTPWTSAWNVTGMPAVSLPLHQTAPLPDAPGGLPVGVMLAARPAEEELLLAVAAQLEAAAPWRDRRPPGW from the coding sequence GTGACCGGCGGTCTGCACGACCTCACCGCGCTCGAGCAGGGCGCGCTGGTCCGGCGGCGCGAGGTGTCGCCGGTCGAGCTGGTGGACCACTACCTGGAGCGGGTCGCCGGCCTCGACGACGTCGGGGCGTTCGTCACGGTGACCCCCGCGCTCGCCCGGGAGCGGGCGGCGGCCCTGGGCGTACGTCCGGAGGGTGCGGGTCCGTTGTGGGGCGTGCCGACCGCCGTGAAGGACCTGAACCCGACGGCGGGGGTCCCGACCTCCTTCGGTTCGCCGGTCTTCGCGGGCCTGGTGCCGGAGGAGTCCGACGGGGTGGTGCTGTCGCTGGAGGCCGCGGGGACGGTGAGCCTGGGCAAGACGAGCACGCCCGAGCTGGGGTCGCCCTGCTACACCGAGCCCGAGGGACGCCCGCCCGCGGTGACGCCGTGGGACCGCACCCGGATGGCCGGCGGGTCGTCGGGAGGCGCTGCCGCGGCGGTCGCGGCGGGTCTCGTGCCGGTCGCGCAGGGGTCCGACGGGGGAGGGTCGATCCGGATCCCGGCCTCCTGCTGCGGCCTGGTCGGGCTGAAGCCGACCCGGGGGCGGATCAGCGGCTGGCCGTCGTACGGCGACCCCGTCGGCCTGGCCACCGCCGGGACCCTGGCGCGGGACGTGCGCGACGCCGCCGCGCTCCTGGACGTGATGGCGGGGCGCCGGCCCGGCGACCCCACCTGGGCCCCGCCGCCGCGTGGCACGTTCCTGGCGGCCTGCGACCGCGACCCCGGTCGGCTGCGGGTGGCCCGCTTCGCGGCGCCCGTGCTCGCCGACGTCGACGTGGACCCGGAGTGCCTGCGGGCCTGGGAGGACGCGTCGCTGCTCCTCGAGCGCCTCGGCCACGACGTCGAGGACGTCGCGGTCCCGCTGCCGCGCGCGGCCGTCGCGGACTTCGAGACCTGCTGGGCCGTGCTCACCGCGCTCGCCCCGGTGCCGCCGGAGCGCGAGCACCTGCTCCGCCCGCTGACCCGCTGGCTGGCCGCCCGCGGGCACGCGGTCAGCGGACCGGTCTTCGGCACGGCGGTCGGGGCCGTACGGCGCCACGCGGCGACCGCGCTCGAGGCGCTCGCGCCGTACGACCTCGTGCTCACCCCCACGCTCGCCTCGCCGCCGCTCCCGGTCGGCGCGATCCGCGACGACGCCGATCCCGCCGCGGACTTCGACGCGCAGAAGGCCTTCACCCCGTGGACATCGGCGTGGAACGTGACCGGGATGCCGGCGGTCTCGCTGCCGCTGCACCAGACCGCGCCGCTGCCGGACGCCCCGGGCGGTCTCCCGGTCGGCGTGATGCTCGCCGCACGTCCGGCCGAGGAGGAGCTGCTGCTGGCGGTCGCAGCCCAGCTCGAGGCCGCCGCACCGTGGCGCGACCGCCGGCCGCCGGGCTGGTGA
- a CDS encoding GNAT family N-acetyltransferase produces MSAVRVATTGDVPAAVLVSARELMVEAFPEGFTDHDWEHALGGLHAWVEDPVRVVVAHGALVRRRLWVGEEQVGAGYVEAVAVRPDRRREGLGAAVMTALEDRAPAYDLLVLGSSDEGLPFYASRGWVPWRGPTGVRHPGRDVATPEEDGAVLVLPLTRRWRELDLEAPLRCEPRAGDDW; encoded by the coding sequence GTGAGCGCCGTCCGGGTGGCGACGACGGGGGACGTGCCCGCCGCGGTGCTGGTCTCCGCCCGGGAGCTGATGGTCGAGGCCTTCCCCGAGGGGTTCACCGACCACGACTGGGAGCACGCGCTCGGCGGCCTTCACGCCTGGGTCGAGGACCCTGTCCGCGTGGTGGTGGCGCACGGGGCACTGGTCCGCCGGCGGTTGTGGGTGGGGGAGGAGCAGGTCGGGGCCGGGTACGTCGAGGCGGTCGCCGTGCGTCCGGACCGTCGACGGGAGGGTCTGGGGGCCGCGGTCATGACCGCGCTCGAGGACCGTGCGCCGGCGTACGACCTGCTCGTGCTCGGCTCCAGCGACGAGGGGCTCCCGTTCTACGCCTCCCGGGGGTGGGTGCCGTGGCGCGGTCCGACCGGTGTGCGGCACCCCGGGCGTGACGTGGCGACGCCCGAGGAGGACGGGGCGGTGCTGGTGCTGCCCCTGACCCGGCGGTGGCGCGAGCTCGACCTCGAGGCGCCGCTGCGCTGCGAGCCCCGCGCCGGCGACGACTGGTGA
- a CDS encoding histidine phosphatase family protein, translating into MLDLYVVTHPEATHHLADQVGGWYDSELTPAGLQDADLVAAALRERVAGSPPALFTSDLRRARQTAGAIGARLGVEPVPLAGLREKSYGEGEGRPDAWFRERFVPPPAHGERMDHDEGLVGAETKRQWVDRVYAGMDVVMGSTTPTRIVVTHGGSAGVVIAHWLRLPRTALAHAAFRVGPGSITHLHEDDYFHNRTLMSLGDTTHLRRT; encoded by the coding sequence ATGCTCGACCTCTACGTCGTCACCCACCCGGAGGCCACCCACCACCTCGCGGACCAGGTGGGTGGGTGGTACGACTCCGAGCTCACCCCCGCAGGACTCCAGGACGCCGACCTCGTCGCCGCGGCGCTCCGGGAGCGCGTCGCGGGCTCCCCGCCGGCGCTGTTCACCTCCGACCTCCGCCGGGCCCGCCAGACAGCAGGGGCGATCGGGGCCCGCCTCGGGGTCGAGCCGGTGCCCCTGGCCGGGCTCCGCGAGAAGTCCTACGGCGAGGGCGAGGGACGACCGGACGCGTGGTTCCGGGAGAGGTTCGTCCCGCCGCCGGCCCACGGGGAGCGCATGGACCACGACGAGGGGCTCGTCGGCGCCGAGACGAAGCGGCAGTGGGTCGACCGGGTGTACGCGGGGATGGACGTCGTCATGGGGTCGACGACACCCACCCGGATCGTGGTCACCCACGGCGGGTCGGCCGGCGTCGTGATCGCCCACTGGCTCCGCCTGCCCCGGACCGCGCTCGCCCACGCCGCCTTCCGGGTCGGGCCCGGGAGCATCACCCACCTCCACGAGGACGACTACTTCCACAACCGCACCCTGATGAGCCTGGGGGACACCACGCACCTGCGGCGCACCTGA
- a CDS encoding energy-coupling factor transporter transmembrane component T: MSLLLGTHRPGTTWLHRLPAGAKLLGLVLLGLVVVLVRGPVSAVVALVVAVGLGAYAGLTAREGLRTLRGLLLVAVLLGGFQVWNNGWARAVESVGDLLALVVLATVLTLTTPVDEVLDALVRALRPLRRLGVDPDRVALTISLALRAIPTTVAIAEETRDAALARGLERSPRARLVPLVVRVVSHARATGDALHARGVGDD, translated from the coding sequence GTGAGCCTCCTGCTCGGGACGCACCGCCCCGGCACCACCTGGCTGCACCGCCTCCCGGCCGGCGCGAAGCTGCTGGGGCTGGTCCTGCTGGGCCTCGTCGTGGTGCTCGTACGGGGACCGGTGAGCGCCGTCGTCGCGCTGGTGGTGGCGGTCGGCCTGGGGGCGTACGCCGGGCTCACCGCCCGCGAGGGGCTGCGGACCCTGCGCGGACTGCTGCTGGTCGCGGTGCTGCTCGGCGGCTTCCAGGTGTGGAACAACGGGTGGGCGCGGGCGGTCGAGTCCGTCGGGGACCTCCTGGCCCTGGTCGTGCTGGCGACCGTGCTGACCCTGACCACGCCGGTCGACGAGGTGCTGGACGCCCTGGTCCGCGCCCTGCGTCCGCTGCGCCGCCTCGGCGTGGACCCCGACCGGGTGGCGCTGACCATCTCGCTGGCGCTGCGGGCGATCCCGACCACGGTGGCGATCGCCGAGGAGACCCGTGACGCCGCGCTGGCCCGCGGCCTGGAGCGCAGCCCGCGAGCCCGGCTGGTGCCGCTCGTCGTGCGCGTCGTCTCGCACGCGCGCGCCACCGGCGACGCCCTGCACGCCCGCGGGGTGGGCGACGACTGA
- a CDS encoding energy-coupling factor ABC transporter ATP-binding protein produces MPLADGDLPVLHATSLALTERRVALVGPNGSGKSTLARLLNGLVTATTGRVLVDGLDVARHGREVRSRVGFVFTDPAAQLVMPTAVEDVALSLRRTHRDKGVRRRAALQVLADAGLEGLGDRSVHGLSGGQRQLLALAGVLATGPSLLVADEPTTLLDLGNSRRVGDLLLGLPQQLVLVTHDLALAARCDRALLVTDGRVVADGGAAEVVAHYRRVA; encoded by the coding sequence GTGCCGCTGGCCGACGGCGACCTCCCGGTCCTGCACGCCACCTCCCTCGCGCTCACCGAGCGGCGGGTCGCCCTGGTCGGTCCGAACGGCTCGGGCAAGTCGACCCTCGCGCGGCTGCTGAACGGCCTGGTCACCGCCACGACCGGGCGGGTGCTGGTCGACGGGCTGGACGTGGCCCGGCACGGCCGGGAGGTCCGGAGCCGGGTCGGGTTCGTCTTCACCGACCCCGCCGCGCAGCTGGTGATGCCGACCGCCGTCGAGGACGTCGCCCTCTCGCTGCGACGCACCCACCGCGACAAGGGCGTACGCCGGCGCGCCGCGCTGCAGGTCCTCGCCGACGCCGGCCTGGAGGGCCTGGGCGACCGCAGCGTCCACGGCCTCTCCGGCGGCCAGCGCCAGCTGCTCGCCCTGGCCGGCGTCCTCGCCACCGGCCCCTCCCTGCTCGTGGCCGACGAGCCGACCACCCTGCTCGACCTCGGCAACAGCCGCCGCGTCGGCGACCTCCTGCTCGGCCTGCCCCAGCAGCTGGTGCTGGTCACCCACGACCTCGCGCTGGCCGCCCGCTGCGACCGGGCGCTGCTGGTCACCGACGGCCGGGTCGTGGCCGACGGCGGGGCCGCCGAGGTCGTCGCGCACTACCGGCGCGTCGCGTGA
- a CDS encoding biotin transporter BioY — translation MTSTDQQPRTTRTRRLGTTDLALVAGFAALVVVCAVLPAINVTGIVPITLQTFGVLLAGAVLGPLRGFLAVLLYLALGLAGLPVFSGGAAGFGVLAGPTAGYLVGFPLAAALTGYLVTRLPRGAAARNVPLVFLCGLVGSAVFIHTLGMAGLVLRADLTWGQAFDVDKVFWIGDVVKNVAMALVATAVHRAFPDLLHRRRAA, via the coding sequence ATGACCAGCACCGACCAGCAGCCCAGGACCACGCGGACGCGCCGCCTGGGCACCACCGACCTCGCCCTCGTCGCCGGGTTCGCCGCCCTGGTCGTGGTCTGCGCGGTGCTGCCCGCGATCAACGTGACCGGGATCGTGCCGATCACGCTGCAGACCTTCGGCGTGCTCCTCGCCGGTGCCGTGCTGGGGCCGCTGCGCGGATTCCTGGCCGTGCTGCTCTACCTCGCGCTGGGACTGGCCGGTCTCCCGGTCTTCTCCGGCGGCGCCGCCGGCTTCGGCGTCCTGGCCGGGCCGACCGCCGGCTACCTGGTCGGCTTCCCGCTGGCCGCCGCCCTCACCGGCTACCTCGTCACCCGCCTCCCCCGGGGCGCCGCGGCACGCAACGTCCCCCTCGTCTTCCTGTGCGGCCTGGTCGGCAGCGCGGTGTTCATCCACACCCTCGGGATGGCCGGGTTGGTGCTGCGCGCCGACCTGACCTGGGGCCAGGCCTTCGACGTGGACAAGGTGTTCTGGATCGGGGACGTGGTCAAGAACGTCGCGATGGCCCTGGTCGCCACCGCGGTGCACCGGGCCTTCCCCGACCTGCTCCACCGCCGGCGCGCGGCCTGA
- a CDS encoding TetR/AcrR family transcriptional regulator C-terminal domain-containing protein has translation MAHHREDVVRTALAVLDTHGLADLTMRRLAAELDVRPSALYHHVPSKQVLLAAVADEVLRRGPRPDVVGPAGAWPARLVDVAGCLREALLAYRDAAELVSTVVAFGLGADRPYADLVAVLDDAGLPDGLTPTAARTLLHFVLGHTLDEQTHLQAGAAGAIADAPRPGSDFAVGLGLVVDGIALRASVGRPGTPVRVEVDDRP, from the coding sequence GTGGCGCACCACCGTGAGGACGTCGTGCGGACCGCGCTCGCGGTCCTGGACACCCACGGCCTCGCCGACCTGACCATGCGGCGCCTGGCCGCCGAGCTCGATGTGCGGCCCTCCGCGCTCTACCACCACGTGCCGAGCAAGCAGGTGCTGCTGGCCGCGGTGGCCGACGAGGTGCTGCGCCGCGGTCCGCGCCCCGACGTGGTCGGCCCGGCCGGGGCGTGGCCGGCCCGCCTGGTCGACGTCGCCGGCTGCCTGCGGGAGGCGCTGCTGGCCTACCGCGACGCGGCCGAGCTGGTCTCCACCGTGGTCGCGTTCGGGCTCGGCGCCGACCGGCCGTACGCCGACCTGGTCGCCGTCCTCGACGACGCCGGCCTGCCCGACGGGCTCACGCCGACGGCCGCGCGGACCCTGCTGCACTTCGTGCTGGGCCACACCCTCGACGAGCAGACGCACCTGCAGGCCGGCGCCGCGGGGGCGATCGCCGACGCCCCGCGACCGGGCTCCGACTTCGCCGTGGGGCTCGGTCTCGTCGTCGACGGCATCGCGCTACGCGCCTCGGTGGGACGCCCCGGCACCCCCGTCCGGGTCGAGGTCGACGACCGCCCCTGA